The Polluticoccus soli sequence CCAGCACGTGTAAAAGGCAGCTCGCTCACCATTGTCACCTGCATGGGCTTTGCGATCACCATTGTGAGCATACAACTAGTAGGCGCACTGCGCACCCCGGAAAATGCCGGATACATTTATACGCTGCTGGCGGTAGGACCAATACTAGGACTTATAGCCCTGATAAAAAAGTCGGCTAAAACAGAACGCAAGCCTCAACCGGAAAGCTTGTCTACTCCGCCGTCACCATATCGATAATGGCAGACACCTTGGCCACAGAATCGGCGGGAAAGCCGGCTTGTGTAGCATGTTTGCGTACCATTTCTTCATTCGGGGCATTGTAAATGCAATAGATCTTATCAGCGGTAAC is a genomic window containing:
- a CDS encoding DUF4242 domain-containing protein, whose amino-acid sequence is MPKYVIERAIPGAGNFSPEKLREVSQASAKVLNELGPQIQWIQSYVTADKIYCIYNAPNEEMVRKHATQAGFPADSVAKVSAIIDMVTAE